The genomic segment AAACATAACAAAAGTTGATATTAGCGGGAAGTGCAGTGATATTGATCGGCTTGGGCAGCAACCTTGTTTCCGAGGTGCATGGTAGCCCCAAAAACATCCTAAAAGAAGCTCTTCGCTGTCTTGGCAAAAGAGGGGTTAGGGTTATCAATGTTTCCCCTTTTTATGAAACGGAACCGGTTCCTCGTTCGGATCAGCCGTGGTTTGTGAATGCGGTAGCCCAGCTGCATACAGAGCTTTCCTGTGATGAGCTTCTGGCCGTTTTGCATGACATAGAACGGGAGATGGGGCGGGTGCGTAAAATCCGCTGGGAAGCGCGGATTATTGATCTGGATCTGTTGGCGTACCACGACCTGGTTATGCCCTCTCTTGCCATATGGACCAATACGGCGGCGGAGACGGGGCCCTCCGTTATGATGACGGGGCAGATTTTTGTGCCGCACCCTCGCTTGCATCAGCGACGGTTTGTGCTGCTGCCATTGCAAGATGTGGCGGCGGACTGGCGTCATCCTGTATTCAGACAGACGGCAGAAGAATTGCTTGCAAATTCGCCCGGGGAGCAGGAAGGTGTTGTCCGTAAGCTAGAGTGAATGTGCGAGAGTGAATTGCGATGAGATTGACACGATTTACCCTAACGCGGCCGTCCATCATCAAGCGCTGGTCGGACGACAGGCTGCTGATAAGCGGGACACGGCGGAAAAAGAGGACGTTCTGCCCTTTACAGACGGAAGATAGGGTTGTATAAGCCTCGTTTCTGGAACATAGCAGATTGGAGATCGTTGCGGCATGGCACGCGTTACAGTTGAAGATTGCGTAGATAAGGTACCAAACCGTTTTGAGCTTGTCCTGGTAGCTGCCCAGCGGGCCCGGCAGATTTCTTCCGGCGCTCCTTTGACCGTTGATCGGGATAATGACAAAAATCCTGTGGTGGCCCTGCGTGAGATTGCCGAGGAAACCGTCAAGGTTGAAGATTTGAAAGAAGCGCTGATTCGCAGCCAACAGAAACATGTGGAAGTGGATGAGCCGGAAGAAGATGATCTTTCCCTGCTGCTGGCCGGGCAGAAGCTGGAAGAAACCAATCAGGATCTGACGGCTGAAAACCTGTCCATGATTGCCGGGGAAATGATGGGCGAAGCCGGGAAAGAGGATGAGCAAAAAGATGAGGAGTGATCCTCTTTTCCTCATCAAAAGGATTTGAGGAAGTTCCAACCTCGGACAGGGCCTGCATGATCTTTTCTGCAGGCCTTTGTTTTTGAGGGGTGAAGACCAATTTTTGTATGAAATTTTTTACATGTCTTTAAGGACCTTTCTGGTCTACTTATATCATTGGTGTCATAGCGGTCATCATGAGAAACGAGTAACGGGTTGTGATTAGGCAATACGAACTGGTCGAACGGGTGAAGTCCTACGATCCGGAGACTGACGAAAATCTCCTGAACAGGGCTTATGTGTTCTCCATGAAGGCTCACGGCAAGCAGCTCAGAGCCAGCGGCGACCCCTATTTTTCACACCCCCTGGAGGTCGCGGGTATCCTGACGAACATGCAGCTGGACTGCAATACCATCGTGACGGCATTGCTGCATGACACCATTGAGGACACGGTGGCCACTCGCGAACAGATCGAGGAACTGTTTGGCGAGGAAATTGCCAAAATGGTCGATGGGGTAACCAAACTGTCCAAACTCGAATATGTCTCGGAAAATTCCAAACAGGCGGAAAATTTCAGCAAGTTCCTGCTGGCCATGTCCAATGACATCCGGGTGTTGCTGGTCAAACTTGCCGACAGGCTGCACAACATGCGCACGCTGCATTATATCCGCAAAGAGGAAAAACGGGTTCGTATCGCCCGGGAGACCCTGGACATTTATGCGCCACTGGCCGAACGCATCGGCATGCAGGAAGTAAAGGAAGAACTGGAAGGCCTTGCTTTTCCCTATGTTTATCCGGAAGCTTATGAATCCATCATCAAACGTCTGGAATATCTTCATGCCAATACGGCGGATATTCGCGATCAGGTGATCCGTGAACTCGAAATGCTGATGGAGGAAGCCGGCATTGAAGCAGAAGTCAAGGGCCGGGAAAAGAAACCTTATTCCATCTGGCGTAAGATGACCTACCGCAATGTAAGCCTGGAAAATCAGGCGGACATTCTTGCTTTCCGGATTATTGTCGATGATCGGGAAACCTGTTATCGGGCGCTGGGCGCGGTACATCAGAAATGGCAGGCTGTTCCGGGATTGTTCAAGGACTATATTTCCATGCCCAAGCCGAACGGTTATCAGTCCCTTCATACTGCCGTGATCGGCCCGCAGAAGAACAAAATTGAAATCCAGATTCGCTCAACGGAAATGGATGCTGTGGCGGAAAAGGGGGTGGCGGCACACTGGACCTACAAGCAGCACGCCAACTCTAAGGAAGGCGCCCAGTTCCGCTGGCTGCAGGATCTTCTGGAAATCCTGGAACATTCCGCCGATCCCGAAGAGTTTCTTGAACACACCAAACTGGCCATGTATCAGGATCAGGTGTTCTGTTTTACCCCCAAGGGAGAACTGATCAGCCTGCCGCGCGGAGCCACGGTGGTGGATTTTGCTTATGCGGTGCATACCCGTATCGGCGATACCTGTGTGGGCGGTAAAATCAACGGCAAACCGGTCCAGCTCAGAACCATACTGAAAAACGGGGATCAGGTGGAAATCCTGCGCTCCAAAGCACAACACCCGTCCCCCACCTGGTTGAACTTTGTAATTACCGGCAAAGCCAAATCCGCCATCCGACGTTTTATCCGGCTGCAAAAAAAGAATGAATATATCAAGCTGGGACGCAGTATTCTTGAACGCTCCTTTCTGCGGGAAAGCCGGGAATTTACCCAGAAATCCATTGGCCTGGCGGCAAAGAAACTGAATATGGGCGGGGTGGATGAGGTTTATGAAATGGTCGGAAAGGGGGAACTTTCAGATCGCAAGGTTCTTGAGACCGTTTTCCCGGGAATCAAGCTGAACGGAAAGGACAATAATCGGCCCCTCAACGGCGCAGATGAAAATGGTGAGAAAAAGAAGAAAAACAGATCCATTCCGATCCGTGGCCTGACGCCAGGGCTGGCGGTGCATTTGGCAGAATGCTGCCATCCCTTGCCTGGCGACAGAATTGTGGGCATCAGCACCACCGGTAAGGGAATCATGGTGCATACGATTGATTGTGATGCGTTGGAAGCGTATTCCGAAACCCCTGAAGCGTGGCTGGATTTGTCCTGGGCGGAGCAGGAGGAGGATCTCGGCTTTTTTGTGGGGCGGATCGAAATGCTCCTGGATCATGAACCCGGCGTGCTGGCAACGGTTCTGAATATCGTGGCCCTGGAACGGGGCAATGTGAGCAACATAAAATTCGTTGAACGTTCCCCCGATCTGTTCAGGATTGAGCTTGATATTGAAATCAGAGATGTTAAACATCTGACCAGCATAATCACGGCTCTCAGGGCCAATGAACGGGTGAATTCTGTGGAGCGGGCGTTCAGCTGAACGCAATGGGCCCGGCAGTGGGGCCAGCGTGAGGGGACGGTTAGAGGACAAGGTGGAAGATGATGATGGATCGTGATGAAGTCCTTGATGTGTTCAGGGAAGCGGGGGCTTTGCTGGAAGGGCATTTCTTATTATCCTCCGGGCTACATAGCGCTATGTATCTGCAATGCGCCCGGGTATTGATGGACCCCAAAAGGGCGGAAAGGCTCTGCCGTGCGTTGGCCGCCAAAGTGCGCGCGGCTACGGGGGAACCCATTGATATGGTGGTTTCTCCGGCTATGGGGGGGGTGATTGTTGGTTATGAAATGGGGCGCCAGCTTGGTGTGCCGGCCATCTTTACGGAACGGGTAGAGGGGGAGTTTACCCTCCGGCGCGGTTTTGAAATTCCCGAAGGCGCCAGAATCCTAATGGCCGAAGACATCGTGACCACAGGGCTTTCGTCCCGGGAATGTATTGATGTGATCCGTCGGTATGGCGGTAATGTGGTGGTGGCAAGCTGTTTAATTGACCGCAGCAATGGCAAGGCGGATGTGGGCGTCCCATTGGTCTCACTTGCCGGTCTGGAAATCCCGGCTTATGAAGAAGACAACCTGCCGCCCGAATTGAAGACCCTGCCGGCCATAAAACCGGGAAGTCGCGGCCTCAAGTGATCATAAGAGATGGTCGCTTGTGTCCGCCACAGAAGACATTAACAGACAAGACATCCTTTGAGCAGGTGTTTTCTTAATTTGTCGAGCGGATGATTTAACAGGAAAGGACCGGATACTGTTCAGGCGTCGCACCGAAAAGACGTTTGGGGGAAAAGTCAGGGATCTGATCTGGCCAAGTGTGGGTTGGAAAAGGACCCTGAACTATCTGCATCATCGTCTGGCGCGTATTCCGGGAACCTCTTATGCCATAGCGGCGGGGTTTGCCTGCGGGGCCGCTGTTTCCTTCACACCCTTTATCGGATTTCATTTTCTGCTGGCGGCGTTGTTCGCCTGGATCATTCGGGGCAATGTGCTGACCTCGGCTATGGGCACCATTGTTGGCAATCCCTGGACCTTTCCATTGATCTGGTTTGTTACATATCAGACGGGATGCTGGTTGCTGGGCTGGGAGGCATCGGGCCAGTTGGGCGCGGAAATGGAAGCCATGCTGCACAGCTTTACCTTTGGGGAAGTGCTGACAAGCCCTCTTGTGGTGTTGAAAAAACTGACCCCGTTTTTCCATTCTGTCTTGTTACCGATGCTGGTGGGGGGACTATTGATCGGTGCTGTGGTGTGGGGCATTACCTATTGGCCGATTTACAAACTGGTGTCAGAATATAAACGTAAACGCTTTGAAAAGCGCATGAAGGCATTGGAGCGCAAATTGGCGCTTGGCACCGCCGAAGAGACGGAGCGGGATGTGCGCCGCACCACGGCTGACAAAGCGCAGGAAAATATCGGCAAGGAAGAAGGTGTGTTATGGTAGACAGGCGCAAAAATGGGCAAGGCGGCAGAATTCGTCTTGGGGTGAATATTGATCATGTGGCCACCATCCGGAATGCCCGCGGCGGCGTTCATCCCGATCCTGTCAGAGCCGCACATCTTGCGGCTCATGCAGGAGCAGACGGCATTACGGCGCATTTGCGCGAAGACCGCCGGCATATTTCCGACAATGATATTGACCGCCTGATGGCGGAAATCAGCCTGCCGCTTAACCTGGAAATGGCGGCGACGGAGGAAATGCTGGAAATCGCTGTCCGGCACAAACCGGCCTCAAGCTGTCTGGTGCCGGAAAAACGTCAGGAATTGACGACCGAGGGCGGTCTTGATGTTATTGTCGGCTATGAACATCTCAGCGCTTATGTGGCGGCATTGAAGGAGGCCGGCATCAGTGTCAGCCTGTTTATTGATCCAGATGAAGACCAGGTTCGCGCATCGAAACAGATTGGCGCGGACAAGGTGGAACTGCATACCGGCACCTATGTGGAAGCTTCGGGACAGGATGTGCGTCGGGAACTGGATCGGTTGCGCCGGGCAGCGGCATTATGTGAAGAACTGGAGCTAGAAGTGCATGCAGGCCATGGCCTGAATTACGACACCGTTATGGCCGTGGCGGCCATCCCGCAATTTACGGAATTTAATATTGGCCATTTCCTGGTGGGTGAAGCCATTTTTGTTGGGTTTGAGGAAAGCATCCGCCGGATGCGGGTTCTTATGGATCGGGGCCGTAACAGAGCGACTCCGGGCGGGGCAGACACATAATGCGGGTGATCGGGCTGGGCAATGATCTGGTGGATATTCGCCGGATTGAAAATTCTTTGCAACGGTTTGGAGCAAGATTTATCCACAGGATTTTTACAGAAACCGAAATCGCGCGATCCGAGGCCCGGGAGCTGACACGGGCGGCAAGCTATGCCAAACGGTTTGCCGCTAAGGAAGCCGCCGCCAAGGCTCTGGGAACAGGGTTCTATCAGAATGGAGTGGTCTGGAAAGACGTCACGGTGGAAAATGACGAGCTGGGACGTCCGTATCTCAAACTTGGCGGTATGGCGCGGCAAAGGCTTGAGGAATTGGTGCCCAATGGCTATACAGCAGAAGTCACTCTGACTATGACAGATGATTACCCATGGGCCCAGGCCATTGTTTTAATTACGGCTTACCCTGCCGGAAGCGCGTGAATGGTCAGACCATATGCGCAGATTAACAATTGAGATTTGACGGACAATAGGCTAAGCCTAGTCCGTATGCATTATATGTTTTCTTCACATGCGAAAGTATTCTTTGTTCCATGAGCAACAATATTAAGGATCAGGTGAACGCCTCGCCCGAAACCAAGGATCAGGCCAAGGGCCAGGCCAAGGACCAGGCCAAGGACCAGGAAAGTTGGCTGGATTTTGCGAAAACCATTTTTTACGCAATTCTGATTGCCGTATTTTTCAGGAGTTTTGTGTATCAGCCCTTTACGATTCCTTCGGAATCCATGCTCAAAAACCTGATGATCGGGGACTATCTTTTGGTCTCAAAATTCTCCTATGGGTTTAGCCGTCATTCCCTGCCTTTTAGTCTTCCCCTGTTTTCCGGACGGATATTTGAAAGCCCGGTAGAACGGGGCGACGTGGCGGTCTTCCGGCTGCCCCGGGATCCGGGAACTTATTATATCAAGCGTATTGTCGGTTTGCCGGGGGACCGGATTCAGATGAAAAAGGGTGTGTTGTATATTAACGGAGAGGCCGTCAGACGCGAGCGTCTTGAGGATTATGTTCGGATCAATGAACATGGCCGCCGGGAAAGCTTCGAACAGTACCGGGAAACTCTGCCCAATGGCAAAAGTTATATTGTCCTGGACAAAGGGTATTCCCCGTTCAATCACGCCGATGACACCCAGGTTTTCCGAGTACCGGAAGGTCATTACTTTGCGATGGGCGACAATCGCGATAATTCCCGGGACAGCCGTCTGCCCAAGGATGTGGGGGTAGGGTATGTGCCTTATGAGAACATTATCGGCCGGGCCGAATGGATCACCCTTTCTTTCGATAACAAAGCCAGGCTTTGGGAGTTTTGGAAATGGTTTCCCGAAGAGCGTCGCGAACGCTTTTTTACGACCATACACTAATGATATGCAGGAAGAAGACGTGACTGCGGAAAAAGGACAGTATGTACAGCTATACAATTCCCTGGGATATACCTTCCGGGATGAAAGTTTGCTCAGGGAAGCCCTCACGCATCCGAGCCTCGAAGGGGTGAATAACTATCAGCGTTTGGAGTTTGTCGGTGACAGGGTACTGGGACTGGTGATAGCCGAATGGCTGTATGAAAAATACCCCCATGAACCGGAAGGCGGTCTGGCAAGTCGCCATACCAATCTGGTGCGCCGGGAAACCTGTGCCGAAGCCGCGGAAAATATCGGGCTGGGGGATTATATTATTATGGCCAAAAGCGCCGAAGATAGCGGCGGACGAAGCCGGATTACGATTCTTGCGGACATCTGCGAGGCGGTGATCGGAGCCATCTATCTGGAAGGGGGCGCGGAGCCGGCACGTAAATTAATCCGCACCTATTGGCGCGATTTTCTCAAGGATGCCAACATCGCGGAACGGGATGCCAAGACGCGATTGCAGGAATGGGCGCAAAGCCGGCGAATTGCAACCCCCACCTATGTAACCCTCAACCGCAAGGGACCGGCTCATGAGCCGCTTTTTACCATTGCCGTCCGCATGAACGGATTTGAACAGCAGACTGGTCAGGGGCGCTCCAAACGCGAAGCAGAGCAGGCGGCCGCAGCCAAGATGCTCAGCTTGGTGGAAGAGGTGTCTGCATGACGGGAAGGGAACCAACCCGTTGCGGGTATGTGGCATTGATCGGCGCGCCCAATGTGGGTAAATCCACCCTTCTGAATGCCTTGGTCGGCAGCAAAATCTCGATAGTCACCCATAAGGTTCAGACCACCCGGACCCGCCTTATCGGCGTGGGGGTAGATGGCCCGAACCAGATGATCTTTCTGGATACGCCCGGTATTTTTCAGCCTAAAAGACGGCTGGAGCGTGCCATGGTTTCCGCTGCCTGGGAAGGGGCTTATGATGCGGATATCGTTCTTCTGATGATTGATGCGACGCGCGGGGTGGATGAGGATACGCGACGGATCGCAGAAAACCTCAAAGAACACAAGCGGCGCGCCATGTTGGTCATCAATAAGGTGGACGCGGTAAAAAGGGAGCGGCTACTGGCGTTGGCGCAAGAAATGAATGCGGCTGGGGAGTTCACCGATACCCTGATGATTTCCGCCCTGACCGGGGATGGTCTGGAGGACCTGAAACAAAAAATCGCCAAATATCTGCCCGAAGGCGTCTGGCTGTATCCCGAGGATCAGTTGACGGATATTACCGAACGCATGCTGGCGGCGGAAATTACCCGCGAAAAGTTTTTTCTGCGCCTGCATGATGAGCTGCCCTACAGCGCCACCGTTGAAACCGAAAGCTGGAAAGAACTGAAAGATGGCAGCGTGCGTATCGAACAGGTCATCTATGTGGAGCGGGACAGCCAGAAGAAAATCGTGATTGGCAAAGGCGGCCAGACCTTAAAGGAAATCGGTCGTCAGGCCCGGGAAGAATTGCAGGACCTTCTGGATCGCCGGGTGCATTTGTTTTTGTTCGTTAAGGTGCGCAAAGGCTGGACCGAAGACAGGGAACGCTATCGGCAGATGGGCCTCGACTGGGTGGATTAACGGTTTGCAGTAGCCTTCGCCATCATTGCGATGTCATTGCGCGAAGTATCAGCGACGAGGCAATCCACGGTTCCCCATGGATTGCCAAGAGATACCCGCCTCTCATTCTGCCGCCAGAACCTCGGTGAGCTGGTCCACCATCCAGTCGATATTTTCTTTCTCAATAGTCAGGGGCGGGGCGATACGAATGACTGTTTCATGGGTTTCTTTGCACAGCATGCCCCGTTCCATAAGCGCCTCACAATAAGGCCGGGCCGGTCCCACATCCTTGTGCAATTCAATGCCCACCATAAGCCCTTTGCCCCGGATTTCCGCCACTTTATTAGTGGGAATGGCTTCCAGTTTGCGCATCAGATAATCCCCGAGCAGGTGGGAGCGTTCCGCCAGGTTTTCCTCTTCAATCACCTCAAGCGCGGCAAGTCCCACAGCCGCTCCCAGCGGGTTGCCGCCATAGGTGCTGCCGTGAATGCCGGGGGTGAAAACTTCGAGTACGGCTTTGGAGGAGACCACGGCGGAAACCGGATAGGTGCCGCCGCTCAACGCCTTGCCCACAATCAGCATATCGGGTTTGGCGTCATGTTCGTGCTGGTAACAGAACATTTTTCCGGTGCGTCCCAACCCCGTCTGGATTTCGTCCAGAACAAAAAGCACATTATGGCGATGGCAGATATGACGCGTGGCACTCAGATATCCTTCCGGCGGCACATTGATTCCAGCCTCGCCCTGAATGGGTTCCATGATCACGGCTGCCGTATTTGGGGTGATTGCCGCTTCCAGCGCCTGGGCGTCCCCATAGGGGATCAGTTTGAATCCTGGCGTAAAAGGACCGAAGTGATGTTTGTATTCCTCTTCGGAAGAGGCGCTGACCGTGGTAATGGTCCGGCCGTGGAAATTACCTTCGCAGAAAATGATTTCAGCCTGGTTGTTCGGAACGCCTTTGACTTCATAGGCCCATTTCCGCACCGCCTTGATGGCGGTTTCCACGGCTTCAGCCCCGGTGTTCATCGGCAACGCCATTTCCATCTCGGCGACCGAACAGAGCTTTTCCAGAAAACTTCCCATTCGGTCGTTGTGAAAGGCCCGAGACGTGAGAGTCAGTTTTTCGGCCTGTTCCTTAAGCGCCTGGATGATTTTGGGGTGGCAGTGTCCCTGATTGACAGCCGAATAGGCGCTTAGACAGTCCAGATATTTTTTGCCGTCAGTGTCCCAGACCCAGATATCTTCCCCCTTGGTCAGGACAATCGGCAGAGGGTGATAGTTATGGGCGCTGTAACGTTCTGTTTTTTCAATAAGCTGTTCTTGCAGTGTCATGATTATTGTTCCTTAGAGGACAGGGAAAAAGCCTCGTTGGCCTGAGGCGGCAGAATGTGTTTGCCGAACAGACTGGCGACCAGTTCAACGGCCAGAAGAGCCGTGGAGTTTTTATGATCCAGCGCCGGGTTGATTTCGGCAATATCCAGAGAGCCCATCAACCCGCTGTCGTGAATCATTTCCATGCACAGCTGGGCTTCCCGGTAGCTGAGGCCGCCGGGAATGGTGGTGGCGACACCGGGAGCAATGGACGGGTCCAGGCTGTCCACGTCAAAACTGACATGCAGGTGCGCGTTTTTGCTCGCCACATCCTCAAGAATTTCGGACATGGTCTGGCGTATACCGATTTCATCAATGCGGCGCATGTCATAAACGGTGATGCCACTTTTCATCACCAGGTCCTTTTCCTTGCGATCCACAGAACGGATGGCCACCTGACAGATGTTTTCCGTTTCCACCATGGGAACCGCAGGACCGATGGACAGAAGTTCCTTCGGGCCGTATCCGGCGGCGACGGCAACGGGCATACCGTGAATATTGCCGGTCGGACTGGTGTCATTGGTGTTGAAATCCGCATGGGCGTCGATCCACAAAAGATACAGTTTTTTGCCCACCCGGGCACAGTAGCGGGCTACGGCAGCGACGGAACCGATGGACATGGCATGATCGCCGCCCATCATAATCGGGAAATGTCCTTCCAGAAGCTGCTCATAGACCGCATCCTGGACATTTCGGCACCAGATGGCTGTTTCCCGCAGATGGCGATAGCCGTTTTTCGATGCGGCCTGTGGGTTTTTCGGGCCGAACAGGTTGCCTGTATCGTTGACTTCATATCCCAGCTCTTCAAGGGTGCGGATAATACCGGCAACCCTGAGGGCT from the Luteithermobacter gelatinilyticus genome contains:
- the folK gene encoding 2-amino-4-hydroxy-6-hydroxymethyldihydropteridine diphosphokinase, whose protein sequence is MILIGLGSNLVSEVHGSPKNILKEALRCLGKRGVRVINVSPFYETEPVPRSDQPWFVNAVAQLHTELSCDELLAVLHDIEREMGRVRKIRWEARIIDLDLLAYHDLVMPSLAIWTNTAAETGPSVMMTGQIFVPHPRLHQRRFVLLPLQDVAADWRHPVFRQTAEELLANSPGEQEGVVRKLE
- the rpoZ gene encoding DNA-directed RNA polymerase subunit omega; translated protein: MARVTVEDCVDKVPNRFELVLVAAQRARQISSGAPLTVDRDNDKNPVVALREIAEETVKVEDLKEALIRSQQKHVEVDEPEEDDLSLLLAGQKLEETNQDLTAENLSMIAGEMMGEAGKEDEQKDEE
- a CDS encoding RelA/SpoT family protein, which gives rise to MIRQYELVERVKSYDPETDENLLNRAYVFSMKAHGKQLRASGDPYFSHPLEVAGILTNMQLDCNTIVTALLHDTIEDTVATREQIEELFGEEIAKMVDGVTKLSKLEYVSENSKQAENFSKFLLAMSNDIRVLLVKLADRLHNMRTLHYIRKEEKRVRIARETLDIYAPLAERIGMQEVKEELEGLAFPYVYPEAYESIIKRLEYLHANTADIRDQVIRELEMLMEEAGIEAEVKGREKKPYSIWRKMTYRNVSLENQADILAFRIIVDDRETCYRALGAVHQKWQAVPGLFKDYISMPKPNGYQSLHTAVIGPQKNKIEIQIRSTEMDAVAEKGVAAHWTYKQHANSKEGAQFRWLQDLLEILEHSADPEEFLEHTKLAMYQDQVFCFTPKGELISLPRGATVVDFAYAVHTRIGDTCVGGKINGKPVQLRTILKNGDQVEILRSKAQHPSPTWLNFVITGKAKSAIRRFIRLQKKNEYIKLGRSILERSFLRESREFTQKSIGLAAKKLNMGGVDEVYEMVGKGELSDRKVLETVFPGIKLNGKDNNRPLNGADENGEKKKKNRSIPIRGLTPGLAVHLAECCHPLPGDRIVGISTTGKGIMVHTIDCDALEAYSETPEAWLDLSWAEQEEDLGFFVGRIEMLLDHEPGVLATVLNIVALERGNVSNIKFVERSPDLFRIELDIEIRDVKHLTSIITALRANERVNSVERAFS
- the pyrE gene encoding orotate phosphoribosyltransferase, with amino-acid sequence MDRDEVLDVFREAGALLEGHFLLSSGLHSAMYLQCARVLMDPKRAERLCRALAAKVRAATGEPIDMVVSPAMGGVIVGYEMGRQLGVPAIFTERVEGEFTLRRGFEIPEGARILMAEDIVTTGLSSRECIDVIRRYGGNVVVASCLIDRSNGKADVGVPLVSLAGLEIPAYEEDNLPPELKTLPAIKPGSRGLK
- a CDS encoding DUF2062 domain-containing protein; the protein is MGWKRTLNYLHHRLARIPGTSYAIAAGFACGAAVSFTPFIGFHFLLAALFAWIIRGNVLTSAMGTIVGNPWTFPLIWFVTYQTGCWLLGWEASGQLGAEMEAMLHSFTFGEVLTSPLVVLKKLTPFFHSVLLPMLVGGLLIGAVVWGITYWPIYKLVSEYKRKRFEKRMKALERKLALGTAEETERDVRRTTADKAQENIGKEEGVLW
- a CDS encoding pyridoxine 5'-phosphate synthase, with amino-acid sequence MVDRRKNGQGGRIRLGVNIDHVATIRNARGGVHPDPVRAAHLAAHAGADGITAHLREDRRHISDNDIDRLMAEISLPLNLEMAATEEMLEIAVRHKPASSCLVPEKRQELTTEGGLDVIVGYEHLSAYVAALKEAGISVSLFIDPDEDQVRASKQIGADKVELHTGTYVEASGQDVRRELDRLRRAAALCEELELEVHAGHGLNYDTVMAVAAIPQFTEFNIGHFLVGEAIFVGFEESIRRMRVLMDRGRNRATPGGADT
- the acpS gene encoding holo-ACP synthase, with the protein product MRVIGLGNDLVDIRRIENSLQRFGARFIHRIFTETEIARSEARELTRAASYAKRFAAKEAAAKALGTGFYQNGVVWKDVTVENDELGRPYLKLGGMARQRLEELVPNGYTAEVTLTMTDDYPWAQAIVLITAYPAGSA
- the lepB gene encoding signal peptidase I; the encoded protein is MSNNIKDQVNASPETKDQAKGQAKDQAKDQESWLDFAKTIFYAILIAVFFRSFVYQPFTIPSESMLKNLMIGDYLLVSKFSYGFSRHSLPFSLPLFSGRIFESPVERGDVAVFRLPRDPGTYYIKRIVGLPGDRIQMKKGVLYINGEAVRRERLEDYVRINEHGRRESFEQYRETLPNGKSYIVLDKGYSPFNHADDTQVFRVPEGHYFAMGDNRDNSRDSRLPKDVGVGYVPYENIIGRAEWITLSFDNKARLWEFWKWFPEERRERFFTTIH
- the rnc gene encoding ribonuclease III, with product MTAEKGQYVQLYNSLGYTFRDESLLREALTHPSLEGVNNYQRLEFVGDRVLGLVIAEWLYEKYPHEPEGGLASRHTNLVRRETCAEAAENIGLGDYIIMAKSAEDSGGRSRITILADICEAVIGAIYLEGGAEPARKLIRTYWRDFLKDANIAERDAKTRLQEWAQSRRIATPTYVTLNRKGPAHEPLFTIAVRMNGFEQQTGQGRSKREAEQAAAAKMLSLVEEVSA
- the era gene encoding GTPase Era, which codes for MTGREPTRCGYVALIGAPNVGKSTLLNALVGSKISIVTHKVQTTRTRLIGVGVDGPNQMIFLDTPGIFQPKRRLERAMVSAAWEGAYDADIVLLMIDATRGVDEDTRRIAENLKEHKRRAMLVINKVDAVKRERLLALAQEMNAAGEFTDTLMISALTGDGLEDLKQKIAKYLPEGVWLYPEDQLTDITERMLAAEITREKFFLRLHDELPYSATVETESWKELKDGSVRIEQVIYVERDSQKKIVIGKGGQTLKEIGRQAREELQDLLDRRVHLFLFVKVRKGWTEDRERYRQMGLDWVD
- the rocD gene encoding ornithine--oxo-acid transaminase; this translates as MTLQEQLIEKTERYSAHNYHPLPIVLTKGEDIWVWDTDGKKYLDCLSAYSAVNQGHCHPKIIQALKEQAEKLTLTSRAFHNDRMGSFLEKLCSVAEMEMALPMNTGAEAVETAIKAVRKWAYEVKGVPNNQAEIIFCEGNFHGRTITTVSASSEEEYKHHFGPFTPGFKLIPYGDAQALEAAITPNTAAVIMEPIQGEAGINVPPEGYLSATRHICHRHNVLFVLDEIQTGLGRTGKMFCYQHEHDAKPDMLIVGKALSGGTYPVSAVVSSKAVLEVFTPGIHGSTYGGNPLGAAVGLAALEVIEEENLAERSHLLGDYLMRKLEAIPTNKVAEIRGKGLMVGIELHKDVGPARPYCEALMERGMLCKETHETVIRIAPPLTIEKENIDWMVDQLTEVLAAE
- the rocF gene encoding arginase, whose protein sequence is MTLQKNRKISLIGVPSDIGASDRGASMGPEALRVAGIIRTLEELGYEVNDTGNLFGPKNPQAASKNGYRHLRETAIWCRNVQDAVYEQLLEGHFPIMMGGDHAMSIGSVAAVARYCARVGKKLYLLWIDAHADFNTNDTSPTGNIHGMPVAVAAGYGPKELLSIGPAVPMVETENICQVAIRSVDRKEKDLVMKSGITVYDMRRIDEIGIRQTMSEILEDVASKNAHLHVSFDVDSLDPSIAPGVATTIPGGLSYREAQLCMEMIHDSGLMGSLDIAEINPALDHKNSTALLAVELVASLFGKHILPPQANEAFSLSSKEQ